One Bythopirellula goksoeyrii genomic window, CGTGATGCGGTACGTGACCAGAGCGTTCATACGCAAGGTGACCTTGTCGGCAGTCATGATTTCCTGACCCGCCACATCCAAAGCCTGCTCACGCATGTCGACCTCGACAACCTTCGAATCAGCCACGTTCTTCCAGAACGCGTACTGACCTGGTGCCAACGTCTCCACGTAGTCGCCGTCCTGGAACGACACACCGACATGGTTTCGTTCAACCGAGCAGATGTCGAGCATCTGAGCAGCGTAAGGAGACCGGACAATCGTCTTCAAGTCACCGTGCTGCAAACGGACCTCGCGGGCATCGATCACTTCGATACGAACGTCCTTGAAGCCCGTCCAGTAAGCGCATAGCCCTGGCGGCAACACGTGGCTGAAACGACCCTCAATCCAAACTAGTGCACGCTCATAGTCCTTCAGGTCAATGACCTTAGCGACGTCCGTAAGCGCACCACTCTTGACGATCACATCCAGCTTGTCGTGCGTGATCAATGGTTCTCGCTGTGAGACCACGTCGACGCGGACCTTCCACAGGGGATCGAACAACCAATGTCGACCCTTGGTCAGCAATCGCTGGAATTCACCGTCGCGGAAGTACAAACCGACTTCATAGCTGCGAATTCTCACTCTCTTAAATAGCATCATGAGGTTGTACCTCCTTTCTGGCCGAAACATGTTTGCGGTCGGCTCGCCACACATTCAAAACAACTGCGTACAGGGAGTTGAGGACTAATGATTTAAGTATTTGGTTCGCAATAGATCAAAATAAAAACGCCCTCGGGCAGCGGAACGAATCGCTTGGTCACACATCCGTACGCGGAGTGCAATTTGAGCGGTCATGTTCGCCGCATCTTTCAGTTGCTTTCACCAGTGAGGCCGTCACGAGCATGGCTCGTTAGGCGACACGCAGCTTCCGCAACCTTCAGACACAGCGTGCGTGAAAGCGGTATCCACGCACTGCATAGCGTCGGTATGTGTTGCCGCCACGCCATCGTCTCACCGAAGTGAACACGACAACGCGCGACTGACGAAACAACCGTTCGCTGCCCTTGGGCTTCATGGTGACGCTTTCGCGCCGGTTCCTTTCGCAAAGGGCAGGTTCTTAGCCTGCGGTGCGGTACGGGAGTCGAACCCGTGACAGCCAGGTTAACAGCCTGGTGCTCTACCAACTGAGCTAACCTTGTGGCGGTCTCGTGCGCCTTCGTAACAACCCAAACACGGAACACACAACACCAACCGGTTGAGTGGGGTGCAGTGCGCCGCTGGCCCAGCGCCATCAAAACCTCGCATTCAAAGAGACGCCGGTGGGAGTCGAACCCACAAAATCACTAGGCTCTCGACCTAGTCGCTTTGCCAGTTTGCGTACCCAGTCAAATTAAGTGGCGGGTTCGGGTGTCGCACCCGACGATCCAGGCTTATGAGGCCCGGCTGAGCACTGGCTCACCCGCGCTAGTACTTCTAGTAGCCAAGGGGCCCTTTAATTGGTGACATGGCGAACTCCCACGCCACAAGTGGCATGACATTCTGAGTGTCGCGCCGACCAACCTAACGGTCGGTGCCCGCCGTTCCACCACTTGGCCATATTCATCAGTAGCCCGTACGGGAATCGAACCCGTGCCGCGAGATTGAGGGTCTCGCATCCTGCCGCTAGACCAACGGGCCATCATGTATCAAATGGGTCGTGAAGGAATTGAACCTCTCGTCGCCCACCCCGCTTGTTTTCGGACAGCTGATTTACAGTCAGCCGCGAGGAGCACAACCCAAGTAAGTAGCACGGGAGGGATTCGAACCCACATCCACCAAGGTTTGAGCTTGGTCGCTCTGCCAAATTGGCGTACCGCGCCTTAGCAAGCGTCCCCGATGGGATTTGAACCCACGGCCTCCACCTTGACAGGGTGGCGAGCACTCCAAGCTGCTCCACGAGGACATTGTCTTGTTTGCAGTGGCTCAGGTGGGACTCAAACCCACAGCATCCGAGTGCTTCGTCACTTCAATTGCGACAAGTAGTCGAAGCACTAGGTTCTAAGCCGAGGTGGTCTGCCGATTGCCTACCGAGCCATTAGTACCCAGAGCAGGATTCGAACCTGCAAACACCTGATCCTAAGTCAGGCCGCTCGCCGTTGGCGTATCTGGGCATCAAAGCAAAGTAGTCCTGGGTGGACTCGAACCACCGATCGTCTTCTTGTAAGTAGGCTGCCTTCGCCGCTAGGCCACAGGACTACAAGGCGGAAGTCGAGGGACTCGAACCCCCAAGTCGCGCGAGCGACCAACTGTTTTCAAGACAGTCTCCTCATCCAGCCGGATGACTTCCGTAAGCTGCGGGAGTTGGACTCGAACCAACATCAGAGCGTTCAGAGCGCCCCGTCCTACCGTTGAGCGACCCCGAAGTAGTTTTGTTCTGCTAGTTCCGGGGGTAGGAATCGAACCTACGGACTCCTGCTTCAAAGGCAGGCAACACTACCAGCAGCGTCGACCCCGGAATGTTTTTTTGCATCAAAGAGTGCCCTGTGGGAATCGAACCCACCTCGCCAGCTTGGAAGGCTGGAACCTTTGCCGCTCGGTCAAGGGCACATGCAGCGGAAGGAGAGGGAGTCGAACCCTCAAGGCTCATCGCTCGACTGTTTTCGAAACAGCTGCCATCGCCTATTGGCTTGCTCTTCCGTTTGAGCTGCGGAGGCAGGAATCGAACCTGCGTCGCGACGATTAACAGTCGCCTTCCCGTACCAGCACAGGACCCACCGCATCAATTAGTCAGGACGACTGGATTTGAACCAGCGATCTCGTGCTCCCGAGGCACGCGGAATGCCAAACTTTCCCACGTCCTGAAAAATGCGCCCAGCCGGAATCGAACCGACACATCCTGCATGGCAAGCAGGAAGGCTGCCACTACATCATGGACGCAAGCTATTGCTAACCAAATTGTCAAAGATCGGGGACGCAAAGCGTCCTTAGAGCACCGGGTCGGACTCGAAGCAGTGTTTCACTACCGCCTTCGTCCTTTTTCCTCGCTATCGCTCGGCGGACTCAGTTGCTCTATCCGAGAGCGGAGTCTTCGCCGCTAGACGACCAGTGCTTTGTTACTTTAGTAGGACCGGACCTACCTGCGGTCGGTGCCCGACTCGAACCCTCACCCCGCCGGTTAAGAGCCGCCCCGTTTCTTGGCTACAGGGGCTGCCGCTAACACCTCAGTCCCAAATTGTTGTTCAATTGGCGTGGAAGGAATTGAACCTTCGGCCCGCGACTTATAAGGTCGCCGCTCTCACCACTGAGCTACACGCCAGTAGTGGGGCCGGAGGGATTCGAACCCACACCCACCTGGTTAAAAGCCAGGGATGCTGCCGTTACACCACAACCCTATTGTTGGTTGGGCGTATTTGTTTACATCGCAGGACGATTGACATCATGTTGCTCCTTGCAGTTCGTAAATTGTTGGAAGTGGTAGCCCTGGGAATCGAACTCAGCGCCACCCGGTTATCAGCCGGGTCTGGGCAACCAGCCCTCGACTACCATCTAAGTCGGGCGATTCGGAGTCGAACCGAAACCCTCCTGCTCCCAAAGCAGGCGTGCTTCCATCTGCACCTCCGCCCGATATTTATCAATACCCCGTGAGGGAATCGAACCCTCATCAGCAGATTGAAAGCCTGCTATCCTTGCCAATAGACCAACGGGGCATGTTGTGATTCTTTTATAGCGCACCGGTACCGCAAAGTGGGCTGGGAGGCGCTCGAATCCTCGTATGCGGTGCTTCAAACCGCCGCTATACCGTCTCAGCTACCAGCCCAATTTCGTTTCGGATCGGCCTCTTCGATCGGCAGCAGCCAAAGAAAAAGGCCCGGCGTCGCTATGACACCGGGCCTTGTGGCTCATCAAAGAGTAGGCCAAGTGTCATAATCTCCCATTACCGCTGGCGAGCGCATATATGGGCTGTTCATTCACGGGTTGGGCAAATGATTTATCAGCCGGCAAATATGCCGCCAGAGATCGGGCTATGAAACTTGGTCTTAAATGATTCATTTTGGTTACCTCTATCTAAACTATACCCCAAAAATGGAGCAATGTTTCGTTGGTCTCCCTATAAGAGTGTCAA contains:
- a CDS encoding slipin family protein; protein product: MMLFKRVRIRSYEVGLYFRDGEFQRLLTKGRHWLFDPLWKVRVDVVSQREPLITHDKLDVIVKSGALTDVAKVIDLKDYERALVWIEGRFSHVLPPGLCAYWTGFKDVRIEVIDAREVRLQHGDLKTIVRSPYAAQMLDICSVERNHVGVSFQDGDYVETLAPGQYAFWKNVADSKVVEVDMREQALDVAGQEIMTADKVTLRMNALVTYRITDARKAVTISDGEKQSLYREAQLALRAVVGTRDLDSFLTDKDAVTSEFEEQVSQRAGDLGLEVVSVGVRDVILPGDMKDLMNKVTEAKKAAEANLISRREETAAMRSQANTAKLLADNPTLMRLRELEVLEKIASSGKLNVVLGEKGLADRVVNLL